The Streptomyces sp. Mut1 genome window below encodes:
- a CDS encoding RNA polymerase sigma factor, giving the protein MGTGDEVRPPHELMRDFEEFFERMSPKLVARAYGLCGNMQDAEDVVQEAFAAILPQWERYSRYETPEAVVHRAMCQRVWKLRRRHTRWLKRIADVPRPCPRPDPQLSVETREVLWALRELPLRQRTVVDLHVDEFSAQEIADKLGISVKTVRVHLFKARASLREICGQTEEREGRPGLLPTAVGPALGVLPLNLDEGEEEEAVAAVRRAEEELLRHFEADRATRSRILAALREVAVRQSWSVEGAA; this is encoded by the coding sequence ATGGGGACCGGTGACGAGGTGCGGCCGCCGCACGAGTTGATGCGGGACTTCGAGGAGTTCTTCGAGCGCATGTCCCCGAAGCTCGTCGCCCGCGCCTACGGGCTGTGCGGGAACATGCAGGACGCCGAGGACGTGGTGCAGGAGGCGTTCGCGGCCATTCTGCCCCAGTGGGAGCGGTACAGCAGGTACGAGACGCCCGAGGCCGTCGTACACCGCGCCATGTGCCAGCGGGTCTGGAAGTTGCGGCGAAGGCACACGCGTTGGCTCAAACGCATCGCGGATGTCCCCCGGCCCTGCCCTCGTCCCGACCCGCAGCTCAGCGTCGAGACCCGTGAAGTGCTCTGGGCGCTGCGGGAACTGCCGCTCCGTCAGCGCACCGTTGTCGACCTGCACGTGGATGAGTTCTCGGCGCAGGAGATCGCGGACAAGCTGGGTATCTCCGTCAAGACGGTGAGGGTCCACCTGTTCAAGGCGCGAGCGAGCCTCAGAGAGATCTGCGGGCAGACGGAGGAGCGGGAGGGTCGTCCCGGCCTCCTGCCCACAGCCGTCGGCCCGGCCCTCGGTGTTCTGCCGCTGAACCTGGACGAGGGTGAGGAGGAGGAGGCGGTGGCCGCTGTCCGCCGTGCCGAGGAAGAACTGCTCCGCCACTTCGAGGCGGACCGTGCCACCAGGAGCCGGATTCTGGCCGCCCTGCGGGAAGTCGCGGTCCGGCAGTCGTGGTCCGTGGAGGGGGCGGCATGA
- a CDS encoding SCO1431 family membrane protein, which yields MSATAANLTAARRRNRTGGPDDGPKLLEHVMGWTLVVVVAMLITQLHLL from the coding sequence ATGAGCGCGACTGCCGCCAACCTCACCGCCGCCCGCCGCCGCAACCGGACGGGCGGCCCCGACGACGGCCCCAAGCTGCTTGAGCACGTCATGGGCTGGACGCTCGTGGTCGTCGTCGCGATGCTCATCACCCAGCTCCATCTGCTCTAG
- a CDS encoding putative PEP-binding protein, whose amino-acid sequence MLRGTCNRTRSPLQGSILVASSLEAGLYDAMVASRAVVCGAGGLTGHMQSICRGRGIPVLRVDESDLAGVTGEVTLHLESQSIVVESGTVSRAASPAADPSLDDLGSACAVIADLQDIATINACGPDAKRVDSFFIREEFLCLAAGLRPLDAVGGSPADITAYGQAVADRLCRFVEALLPEQRLVLRLLDLRSDHAARVTELAQVAVEPNPELGLHGARWLLGSDAYRDALHAVLGSLRKRLGDEVGRVHLSIPFVNDAEEFATLSRHLELPADMPVSAFIETPAAVHATAEICASGASELFVGTKDLVQFYLAADRGNHLVAGSYQTRHPAVIDGIRRVVESGRAAGTPVRVFALGADLGHYLEQLPTPDGYMMCTAELQQVILRS is encoded by the coding sequence GTGCTGCGCGGCACTTGTAACCGCACAAGGAGTCCACTTCAGGGATCGATCCTCGTCGCCAGTTCCCTCGAAGCGGGCCTTTACGACGCAATGGTGGCGTCACGTGCGGTCGTCTGCGGCGCGGGCGGGCTGACCGGGCACATGCAGTCCATCTGCCGCGGCAGGGGGATACCCGTGCTCCGTGTCGACGAGAGCGACCTCGCCGGCGTCACCGGCGAGGTGACGCTGCATCTGGAGAGCCAGTCGATCGTTGTGGAGTCCGGCACGGTTTCCCGGGCCGCGAGCCCGGCGGCGGACCCCTCACTGGACGATCTGGGCTCGGCCTGCGCGGTCATCGCGGATCTCCAGGACATCGCCACGATCAACGCCTGCGGTCCGGACGCGAAGCGGGTCGACTCCTTCTTCATCCGGGAGGAGTTCCTCTGCCTGGCGGCGGGCCTGCGTCCGCTGGACGCGGTGGGCGGCAGCCCGGCCGACATCACGGCGTACGGGCAGGCCGTCGCGGACCGGCTGTGCAGGTTCGTGGAGGCTCTCCTGCCCGAGCAACGGCTCGTCCTGCGGCTGCTCGACCTCCGCTCCGACCACGCTGCCCGGGTCACCGAGCTGGCTCAGGTCGCGGTCGAACCCAACCCCGAACTGGGCCTGCACGGCGCCCGCTGGCTGCTGGGTTCGGACGCCTACCGGGACGCGCTGCACGCGGTGCTCGGATCCCTGCGCAAGCGGCTCGGTGACGAGGTGGGCCGGGTGCACCTCTCGATTCCCTTCGTCAACGACGCGGAGGAGTTCGCCACGCTGAGCAGGCACCTGGAACTGCCGGCCGACATGCCGGTGTCCGCGTTCATCGAGACGCCCGCGGCGGTGCACGCCACCGCGGAGATCTGTGCCTCGGGGGCCAGCGAGCTGTTCGTCGGCACGAAGGACCTGGTGCAGTTCTACCTCGCGGCGGACCGGGGCAACCACCTGGTCGCCGGGTCCTATCAGACCCGGCACCCGGCCGTCATCGACGGCATACGGAGGGTGGTGGAGTCCGGGCGCGCGGCGGGCACCCCGGTGAGGGTGTTCGCGCTGGGGGCGGACCTCGGCCACTACCTGGAGCAGCTGCCGACCCCGGACGGCTACATGATGTGCACGGCCGAGCTCCAGCAGGTGATCCTCAGGTCGTGA
- a CDS encoding FAD/NAD(P)-binding protein — MLRTGLCPRVLIVGSGLAGAATAMRLLRFARDPLEVILLERRSDYRCAGVAYHRDGNPWGHVFNIQAGRMSAFREDVHDFIRWANSEADRGDWPAPWAGMTFAEEGPAPRRIFQDYLVDRLAEARREACPGVVLVEADGEAVDLEVRPTGVDVTVRHFSPDGAGKGSGGGQDRETTVLFADRVILATGLELREPPFAAEVLDHESFVRNPYSAAGVRKLTTLPPGATVAIVGSVLSAYDSAGLLLRQGHTGRIHLVSRTGTVFRTYPAGHEHEVVRLPCPKTLLEPYAHREEFLARVRSEWEAACSTVLREHPGIHPTVVAERVAKAWEPHLPKAIELIPSAELRGLLDEFGTAIAAFRVGAVEYTMEIIERAMHPADGTVRLVVGKVAGIKPTESGRLAVSVDARNGTRSIEADLVISNFSRESDYARVGRPLWRNLLRRGTAVPHERTGRGLEVDERGALLGPGGEAAGPVFAVGVLREGDEMVRNGRTGAFTFNLAAIKNHSIAVAAHVIGRLEPSDDVLAESLAKYYARSSNIKEVDRAEFEEAVTLEVRRLATRTRSERELIDSRLDSCIRAVAEPPGLSVDASRRDRLMRVVVNRAAVERLTDISVTPKELRRQLGIANS; from the coding sequence ATACTTCGAACAGGTTTATGCCCAAGAGTGCTCATTGTCGGATCGGGCCTGGCCGGCGCCGCCACCGCTATGCGACTGCTCCGTTTCGCGCGCGACCCCCTGGAAGTCATTCTGCTGGAGCGGCGTTCCGACTACCGGTGCGCGGGTGTCGCCTACCACCGCGACGGCAACCCCTGGGGTCATGTGTTCAACATCCAGGCGGGCCGGATGTCGGCCTTCCGTGAGGACGTCCACGACTTCATCCGCTGGGCCAACTCGGAGGCCGACCGCGGGGACTGGCCGGCCCCCTGGGCCGGGATGACATTCGCCGAGGAGGGACCGGCACCCCGGCGGATCTTCCAGGACTACCTGGTCGACCGGCTGGCCGAGGCCAGGCGGGAAGCCTGTCCCGGTGTCGTGCTCGTCGAGGCGGACGGCGAGGCGGTCGACCTGGAGGTCCGTCCGACCGGCGTCGATGTGACGGTGCGCCACTTCTCCCCGGACGGCGCGGGGAAGGGTTCCGGAGGCGGGCAGGACCGGGAGACGACGGTGCTCTTCGCCGACCGCGTCATCCTCGCGACCGGCCTGGAGCTCAGGGAGCCGCCGTTCGCCGCGGAGGTGCTCGATCACGAGTCCTTCGTGCGCAACCCGTACTCCGCGGCCGGCGTCCGGAAACTGACGACGCTCCCGCCCGGGGCGACCGTGGCGATCGTCGGGTCCGTGCTGAGCGCGTACGACTCGGCGGGCCTGCTGTTGCGCCAGGGCCACACGGGGAGGATCCATCTGGTCTCCAGGACCGGGACGGTGTTCCGTACGTACCCCGCGGGCCATGAACACGAAGTGGTGCGGCTGCCCTGCCCGAAGACACTGCTGGAGCCGTATGCCCATCGTGAGGAGTTCCTGGCCCGGGTCCGGAGCGAGTGGGAAGCCGCGTGCTCGACGGTCCTCCGCGAGCACCCCGGCATCCACCCGACCGTGGTCGCGGAGCGGGTGGCCAAGGCGTGGGAGCCGCATCTGCCCAAGGCCATCGAGCTGATTCCCTCCGCGGAACTACGGGGGCTGCTCGATGAGTTCGGCACCGCGATCGCCGCCTTCCGGGTGGGCGCGGTGGAGTACACGATGGAGATCATCGAGCGCGCGATGCACCCGGCGGACGGGACCGTGCGACTGGTGGTCGGCAAGGTGGCCGGGATCAAGCCGACGGAGTCCGGGCGACTGGCCGTCTCCGTCGACGCCAGGAACGGGACCCGGTCCATCGAGGCCGACCTGGTGATTTCCAACTTCAGCAGGGAGTCGGACTACGCCAGGGTCGGCCGGCCGCTCTGGAGGAACCTCCTGCGCCGGGGGACGGCGGTCCCCCACGAGCGCACCGGGCGCGGTCTGGAGGTCGACGAACGGGGGGCGCTGCTGGGGCCCGGCGGGGAGGCGGCCGGGCCCGTCTTCGCGGTCGGTGTGCTCAGGGAAGGCGACGAGATGGTCCGGAACGGCCGGACCGGTGCGTTCACCTTCAATCTCGCGGCCATCAAGAACCACTCGATCGCGGTTGCCGCACATGTCATCGGGCGGCTGGAACCGAGCGACGACGTTTTGGCCGAGAGCTTGGCCAAATACTATGCCCGTTCCAGCAATATCAAGGAAGTGGACCGGGCCGAATTCGAGGAAGCTGTGACTCTGGAGGTGAGGAGGCTGGCCACACGTACTCGAAGTGAGCGGGAACTCATCGATTCCCGTTTGGATTCCTGTATTCGGGCCGTGGCGGAACCGCCTGGCCTTTCGGTGGATGCCTCCCGGCGCGACCGCCTGATGAGGGTTGTCGTCAACCGGGCAGCCGTCGAACGGCTCACGGACATCTCAGTTACGCCGAAGGAACTGCGCAGACAACTCGGGATAGCGAACTCCTAG
- a CDS encoding M48 family metallopeptidase, with amino-acid sequence MTSAPPRLRKYRLTSALRRAAARLALLCLHATGPCLLLGYILAWAGLMVLCVEASGPAGAGLTTAVTHCLKLMLYVSVATAAMVGPVVVPLIGVVRIVREEEEPRPPGAVPLERTDAPELWRLVADLDLLLGTPGDTRIWLTACVNAEMGVRPLLGRPRSKTLYLGAPLLAGVDREELRAVLCHELAHCAGRHHGCGALAIRTSRILRDVGRKLPEAMTVTTDVGWCNWLLKRNTRLLIALFGRYRKLHDRLSRSARHRQELEADRIAALYVGRASMRRALLRAAETAVAWEAFRGTIPRTARSGWGGIYRSLGDALPARTGHPSHRIMGRRTFSHPALGERLAALGPEEDDPPRAGEPGLRLLSSAAGETGVRWPKLPRPDPHAPATAARTQKERPPVPVRAALMVLVGILSQFSLIARILG; translated from the coding sequence ATGACCTCGGCGCCGCCGCGGCTGCGGAAGTACCGGCTGACGAGCGCCCTGCGCAGGGCGGCCGCCCGTCTGGCGCTTCTCTGCCTGCATGCGACCGGCCCCTGTCTCCTGCTGGGCTACATACTGGCCTGGGCCGGACTGATGGTGTTGTGCGTCGAGGCCTCGGGGCCCGCCGGCGCGGGCTTGACGACCGCGGTCACCCACTGCCTGAAGCTGATGCTGTACGTGTCCGTTGCCACGGCGGCCATGGTGGGGCCCGTCGTTGTCCCACTCATCGGCGTGGTCCGTATCGTCCGTGAGGAAGAAGAGCCCCGCCCACCGGGTGCGGTGCCGCTCGAGCGGACGGACGCTCCGGAACTGTGGCGCCTGGTCGCCGATCTCGACCTGCTCCTCGGCACCCCCGGGGACACCAGGATCTGGCTCACGGCCTGCGTGAATGCCGAGATGGGGGTCCGGCCGCTGCTGGGCCGGCCCCGGAGCAAGACCCTCTACCTCGGTGCGCCGCTGCTGGCGGGGGTCGACCGCGAGGAACTGCGCGCGGTCCTGTGCCATGAGCTCGCCCACTGCGCCGGACGGCATCACGGATGCGGCGCCCTGGCCATCCGCACCTCCAGAATCCTGCGCGACGTGGGCCGGAAGCTGCCCGAGGCGATGACGGTCACGACGGACGTGGGCTGGTGCAATTGGCTGCTGAAGCGGAACACCCGCTTGCTGATCGCGCTGTTCGGCAGGTACCGGAAGCTGCATGACCGCCTCAGCCGGTCCGCCCGCCACCGGCAGGAGCTGGAAGCCGACCGGATCGCCGCGCTGTACGTGGGCCGGGCCTCGATGCGACGCGCGCTGTTGCGAGCCGCTGAGACGGCGGTGGCGTGGGAGGCGTTCCGGGGGACGATCCCGAGGACGGCCCGGAGCGGCTGGGGCGGGATCTACCGGTCCCTGGGCGACGCGCTGCCCGCACGCACGGGTCATCCGTCGCACCGGATCATGGGCCGGCGTACGTTCTCGCACCCCGCGCTCGGAGAACGCCTGGCAGCCCTCGGCCCGGAGGAGGACGACCCTCCGCGGGCCGGAGAACCCGGCCTGCGGCTTCTGTCATCGGCCGCCGGAGAAACCGGAGTGCGGTGGCCGAAGCTGCCGCGCCCGGACCCGCACGCCCCGGCCACTGCCGCCCGGACACAGAAGGAGCGGCCGCCGGTACCGGTGCGGGCGGCGCTGATGGTGCTCGTCGGAATCCTGTCCCAGTTCTCCCTCATCGCCCGCATTCTCGGGTGA
- a CDS encoding helix-turn-helix transcriptional regulator, whose protein sequence is MWNHHADPLSLGQLADTAFYSKFHYSRMFNEVTGTSPGRFLAAIRLFMAKRHLLETAASVSDITYRVGYNSLGTFTSRFTRSVGIAPTRYRFLARCGMPPLTLPAAQAGHGLSTVAGRLHFPADVGPVRVYVGAFSTPIMEGLPRSCDILDECRPFRLNVPDGLWFIRAAAVMLHDGAPGPQVRLPRLIGSGWAVRARGGRMYNADVQLRAATQLDLPILLALPELDGPYHRPLHAVPSGEAGFADSGFGRAPCAGDCQADPWGRAGAHRLRAVPEVSP, encoded by the coding sequence ATGTGGAATCACCACGCCGACCCGCTCTCCCTGGGACAACTGGCGGACACTGCCTTTTACAGCAAGTTCCACTATTCGCGGATGTTCAACGAGGTGACCGGGACGTCGCCGGGCCGGTTCCTCGCCGCGATCAGACTGTTCATGGCCAAGCGGCACCTGCTGGAGACCGCTGCCAGCGTCTCGGACATCACCTACCGAGTGGGATACAACAGCCTGGGCACGTTCACCAGCCGCTTCACCCGCAGCGTCGGCATCGCGCCGACCAGGTACCGCTTCCTGGCCCGCTGCGGCATGCCCCCGCTCACCCTGCCGGCCGCCCAGGCCGGCCACGGGTTGTCCACCGTGGCCGGAAGGCTGCACTTCCCGGCCGACGTCGGCCCGGTCCGGGTCTATGTGGGTGCTTTCAGCACCCCGATCATGGAGGGACTGCCGCGCTCCTGCGACATTCTTGACGAGTGCCGTCCGTTCCGCCTGAACGTCCCCGACGGGCTGTGGTTCATCCGGGCGGCGGCCGTGATGCTGCACGACGGCGCGCCGGGCCCGCAGGTCCGCCTGCCCAGGCTGATCGGCTCGGGGTGGGCGGTCCGGGCCCGCGGCGGACGTATGTACAACGCCGATGTGCAATTACGGGCGGCCACCCAGCTCGACCTGCCGATCCTGCTGGCCCTTCCGGAACTGGACGGCCCGTACCACCGGCCGCTGCACGCCGTCCCGTCCGGTGAGGCAGGGTTCGCCGACAGCGGGTTCGGGAGGGCTCCCTGTGCGGGCGACTGCCAGGCGGATCCGTGGGGCCGGGCCGGAGCGCATCGGCTGAGGGCCGTGCCGGAGGTGTCACCCTAG
- a CDS encoding glycoside hydrolase family 18 protein, with amino-acid sequence MTGLHRPGARLRAVAAAACTAALGAALLGVAGTGSAGAAPAAPRAAAPAAAPAAPTAAGDKVVGYFTEWGVYDRNYHVKNIETSGSADKLTHINYAFGNVQGGKCTVGDSYADYEKTYTADQSVDGVADTWDQDLAGNFNQLRKLKKLHPDLKVLWSFGGWTWSGGFGEAAQNPAAFAESCYNLVEDPRWADVFDGIDIDWEYPNDCGLTCDTSGRDAYGNLLSALRSKFGTDNLVTAAISADGSEGGKLDSVDYGGAAQYLDWYNPMTYDFFGAWDAQGPTAPHSPLTSYTGIPKEGFNSEAAIEKLKAQGVPASKLLLGIGFYGRGWTGVTQDEPGGTATGAAPGTYEAGIEDYKVLKNSCPATGTVAGTAYAHCGSNWWSYDTPATIGTKMEYKNQQGLGGTFFWELSGDTTDGELIKAIS; translated from the coding sequence ATGACCGGACTGCACCGCCCGGGAGCCCGCCTGCGGGCTGTCGCCGCCGCCGCGTGCACCGCTGCCCTGGGCGCCGCCCTGCTGGGCGTCGCGGGCACCGGCTCCGCCGGCGCGGCCCCCGCCGCACCCCGGGCCGCCGCACCGGCAGCAGCGCCCGCCGCCCCCACAGCGGCCGGCGACAAGGTGGTCGGATACTTCACCGAATGGGGTGTCTACGACCGCAATTACCACGTCAAGAACATCGAGACCTCCGGCTCGGCCGACAAGCTGACGCACATCAACTACGCCTTCGGCAACGTCCAGGGCGGCAAGTGCACGGTCGGCGACTCCTACGCCGACTACGAGAAGACCTACACCGCCGACCAGTCCGTCGACGGGGTCGCGGACACCTGGGACCAGGACCTGGCCGGCAACTTCAACCAGCTGCGCAAGCTGAAGAAGCTGCACCCCGACCTCAAGGTGCTCTGGTCGTTCGGCGGCTGGACCTGGTCGGGCGGCTTCGGTGAGGCGGCCCAGAACCCGGCCGCGTTCGCCGAGTCCTGCTACAACCTGGTCGAGGACCCGCGCTGGGCCGATGTCTTCGACGGCATCGACATCGACTGGGAGTACCCCAACGACTGCGGCCTGACCTGTGACACCAGCGGCCGCGACGCCTACGGCAACCTGCTGTCGGCGCTCCGCTCGAAGTTCGGCACGGACAACCTGGTCACCGCGGCGATCAGCGCGGACGGCTCGGAGGGCGGCAAGCTCGACTCCGTCGACTACGGCGGCGCGGCGCAGTACCTCGACTGGTACAACCCGATGACGTACGACTTCTTCGGCGCCTGGGACGCGCAGGGTCCGACGGCCCCGCACTCCCCGCTCACCTCCTACACGGGCATCCCCAAGGAGGGCTTCAACAGCGAGGCGGCCATCGAGAAGCTGAAGGCCCAGGGCGTCCCGGCATCGAAGCTGCTGCTCGGCATCGGCTTCTACGGCCGCGGCTGGACCGGCGTCACCCAGGACGAGCCGGGCGGTACGGCGACGGGCGCGGCCCCGGGCACGTACGAGGCGGGCATCGAGGACTACAAGGTCCTGAAGAACAGCTGCCCCGCCACCGGCACGGTCGCCGGCACGGCGTACGCGCACTGCGGCAGCAACTGGTGGAGCTACGACACCCCGGCCACCATCGGCACCAAGATGGAGTACAAGAACCAGCAGGGGCTGGGCGGCACCTTCTTCTGGGAGCTCAGCGGTGACACCACCGACGGCGAGCTGATCAAGGCGATCAGCTGA